The sequence below is a genomic window from Sulfitobacter indolifex.
GCGGTTTCGACCCCGCCTTTACAACGCTTCAGGTGGGCACTCTGCACGGCGGAACGGCACTAAATACAGTGCCCGACGCGTGCGTCTTTGAGAGCGACATCCGCTATGTGCCGCCCCAGACCGCTGACGATTGGATCGCTGCCTACCGGGCCGAGGCTGCCAAGGTCGAAGCTGCGATGCAGGCCCGCCACCCTGAGGCCAGCGTAACGCTGAGCGATATCGACATCGCCCCCGCACTGGCCCCCGAACCCGGCAATGCCGCCGAACAATTGGCACGGCGGCTGACCGGCGACAACTCCGACACCCTCGTCGCCTATCAGACCGAGGCCGGGCATTTTCAGGGCGCGGGCTATGCCACTGTGGTCTGCGGACCGGGCAGCATCACGCAGGCCCATCAAGCGGATGAATATATCACCGCCGATGAGCTGCGCCGTGGGGCCGATTTTCTGTCAAAGCTGATCGACAGTCTCTGCTAAGCTGACGCCTTGCCGCGCAAGGAAGGCCGAGACGCGTTCCAATCCGGCGCACAGATCCGCCGTGGGGTTGGCATAGCCGATGCGCAGCCAGCCCTCCATGTCCATCGCGCTGCCGGGGGTAAAGAGCACGCCCTCCTCCTCCAGCAACCGGGTGCAGAAATCGCGCGAGGGCAGCGGCAGGTCGTATTTTACCAGCGCGGTCGTGCCGGACTTGGGCCTGACCCAAGAAATCAGCGGCTCAGCCTCGACCCAGTCAGACAGGATCGCGAGGTTCTCGCGGGTGATGCGATGTGCACGCTCAAGGATTTGCCCGCGGTTCTCCAGCGCGAGGGCCGAGAAATACTCATCAATCCGGCCCACCGAAATGGTGTTATAATCGCGGTGGATCATGATGCGCTCCAGCAAGTCGCGCGGCCCGACAACCCAGCCGACCCGCAGCCCGGCAAGTGAATAGGCTTTGGACATGCCTGCCGTGCTGATGCCCTTATCGTAGAGGTCGCAGATCGACGCGGTATAGCCGTCGCCCGCCTGATCCGTCCCGCGATAAACCTCATCGCACAGCACCCAAGCATCACTGCCGCGCGCAATCTCCGCGATCTCAGAGAGCATCTCGCGGTTCATCAACGCGCCGGTTGGGTTATTGGGGTTGTTGGTCGCGATCATCCGCGTATCGGGGCGCATCATGGCGCGCAATTCGTTAAGATCGGGGAGGAAGCCGTTCTCTTCGCGCAGGTGCAACAGCTCAACCTCGGCGCCAATGCTTTCGGGGATGGAGTAATGCTGCTGATAGGTCGGCACGATGGCGATGATATGGTCGCCACGGCCAACAAGCGTCTGATGCACCAGCGAATTCGCCCCGATGGTACCATGGGTCGTCAGCACATTGTCGCGGGCCTGAGCCTCGTAAAGCCCCGCCACCGCGTCGCGCAGCCGGTCGGACCCCTCAATCGCGCCGTATCCCATCCGCATCTCGCGCAGCTCGCCCAAAACGCTATTGTC
It includes:
- a CDS encoding aminotransferase, whose translation is MDIKTFGVEMWMNELENHCRYNLAETCVESITLGDLIDIAGVDNSVLGELREMRMGYGAIEGSDRLRDAVAGLYEAQARDNVLTTHGTIGANSLVHQTLVGRGDHIIAIVPTYQQHYSIPESIGAEVELLHLREENGFLPDLNELRAMMRPDTRMIATNNPNNPTGALMNREMLSEIAEIARGSDAWVLCDEVYRGTDQAGDGYTASICDLYDKGISTAGMSKAYSLAGLRVGWVVGPRDLLERIMIHRDYNTISVGRIDEYFSALALENRGQILERAHRITRENLAILSDWVEAEPLISWVRPKSGTTALVKYDLPLPSRDFCTRLLEEEGVLFTPGSAMDMEGWLRIGYANPTADLCAGLERVSAFLARQGVSLAETVDQL